A single Polyodon spathula isolate WHYD16114869_AA chromosome 6, ASM1765450v1, whole genome shotgun sequence DNA region contains:
- the LOC121317257 gene encoding malate dehydrogenase, cytoplasmic-like codes for MRTGAAQAQLYTTGTRDHKFSCSRGDIQLYVKRESRYWRSPEQGTYKMSDPIRVLVTGAAGQIAYSLLYNIAKGDVFGKDQPLVLVLLDITPMLPVLDGVVMELQDCALPLLREVIPTDKEEVAFKDLDAAILVGSMPRKEGMERKDLLKANVKIFKSQGAALDKYAKKTVKVLVVGNPANTNCLIASKSAPSIPKENFSCLTRLDHNRARSQVAIRVGVPADNVKDVIIWGNHSSTQYPDVHHAKVKVQDKEVGAYEAVKDDSWLKGDFISTVQQRGAAVIKARKLSSAMSAAKAISDHMRDIWFGTPEGEFISMGVISDGNSYEIPSDLIYSFPVVIKNKTWKIVDGLEINDFSRGKMDATAKELVEERDAALEFIA; via the exons ATGCGAACGGGAGCAGCGCAGGCGCAGTTGTACACAACCGGTACTCGTGACCATAAATTTTCTTGCAGTAGAGGTGACATTCAGTTGTACGTCAAACGGGAGAGTCGTTATTGGAGATCGCCAGAACAAGGAACATATAAAATG TCTGACCCCATTCGTGTTCTTGTGACTGGAGCTGCGGGCCAGATTGCCTACTCCCTGCTTTACAACATCGCCAAGGGAGATGTGTTCGGCAAAGATCAG CCCCTTGTTCTTGTTCTGCTTGACATCACTCCAATGCTGCCAGTCCTGGATGGTGTGGTGATGGAACTGCAGGACTGCGCTCTCCCACTTCTCAGAG AGGTCATTCCAACCGACAAGGAGGAGGTAGCTTTCAAGGACCTTGATGCAGCAATTCTGGTTGGCTCCATGCCAAGGAAGGAAGGCATGGAGAGGAAGGACTTGCTGAAAGCCAATGTGAAGATTTTTAAGTCCCAGGGTGCTGCTCTGGACAAGTATGCAAAGAAGACTGTCAAG GTCCTGGTTGTAGGAAACCCAGCCAACACCAACTGCTTGATTGCTTCTAAGTCCGCACCCTCAATTCCTAAAGAGAACTTCTCCTGCCTGACCCGACTGGACCACAACAGGGCAAGATCACAG GTGGCGATACGAGTGGGGGTTCCAGCAGACAATGTTAAGGATGTGATTATCTGGGGCAACCATTCCTCCACCCAGTACCCTGATGTCCACCATGCCAAGGTCAAAGTGCAGGACAAGGAGGTTGGCGCCTATGAAGCTGTGAAGGATGACAGTTGGCTCAAGGGAGACTTCATCAGT ACTGTGCAGCAGCGCGGAGCTGCAGTCATCAAGGCTCGTAAGCTGTCCAGCGCAATGTCTGCTGCCAAGGCTATCTCTGACCACATGAGAGACATCTGGTTCGGTACTCCTGAG GGTGAATTCATCTCTATGGGCGTTATCTCTGATGGAAACTCCTATGAGATTCCCAGTGATCTGATCTACTCATTCCCTGTTGTAATCAAG AATAAAACCTGGAAGATTGTTGATGGCCTAGAGATCAATGACTTTTCTCGTGGGAAAATGGATGCCACTGCCAAGGAGCTTGTTGAGGAGAGAGATGCTGCACTGGAGTTCATTGCTTGA